The Aminithiophilus ramosus genome contains a region encoding:
- a CDS encoding thioredoxin family protein: MTGKMKVFVVFLVVAALGGVLFVKGQRPSSPGIAGTSGTEALPRLIDLSTSSCPACKAILPHLERLKADYAGTLVVDIVDVWENPALGEKYKVRYVPTLVLLDEKGEVLDRREGFMALEDLVSLVESHGISRP; this comes from the coding sequence ATGACCGGAAAAATGAAAGTTTTTGTGGTGTTTCTCGTGGTTGCCGCTTTGGGCGGCGTCCTCTTCGTGAAGGGACAGCGGCCTTCTTCTCCCGGTATTGCCGGAACGTCCGGGACGGAGGCGCTGCCTCGGCTCATCGACCTGTCGACGTCCAGCTGCCCGGCCTGTAAGGCCATACTGCCCCACCTCGAACGGCTCAAGGCCGACTATGCCGGGACCCTCGTCGTGGACATCGTCGACGTCTGGGAGAACCCGGCGCTGGGGGAGAAGTACAAGGTCCGCTACGTGCCGACGCTGGTCCTTCTCGATGAGAAAGGGGAGGTCCTCGATCGCCGGGAGGGGTTCATGGCCCTGGAGGATCTGGTCTCGCTCGTCGAATCCCACGGCATCAGCCGTCCCTGA
- a CDS encoding lipid-binding SYLF domain-containing protein: MKKSLLILPLLALFLTIASIPASANTPEERITGSVRILQEMAKQQDVGHMAHLLSNARGVAIFPSVVKAGLVIGGRYGEGLLLKYDPKAKRWYGPNFITIAGASWGLQIGVQSTALVLVITNDRGMDGFVGNKVTLGGDFAVAAGPMGRSAQAATDGKLQASIYSYSMSKGLFAGLSLEGAAVSVDENANSVYWGGSLSARQALDKRATSSKIQPLVKELNGLLSKAK; this comes from the coding sequence ATGAAAAAATCATTACTGATCCTTCCCCTCCTCGCTCTGTTTTTAACCATTGCCTCTATCCCCGCCTCGGCCAACACGCCTGAGGAGCGCATCACGGGCTCCGTCAGAATTCTTCAGGAGATGGCCAAACAGCAGGACGTGGGGCACATGGCCCACCTCCTCTCCAACGCACGGGGCGTCGCCATCTTCCCCTCCGTCGTCAAGGCGGGCCTCGTCATCGGCGGGCGCTATGGGGAAGGGCTCCTCCTCAAATACGATCCCAAGGCCAAGCGCTGGTACGGCCCCAACTTCATCACCATCGCCGGAGCCTCCTGGGGACTCCAGATCGGCGTCCAGTCGACGGCCCTCGTCTTGGTCATCACCAATGATCGGGGGATGGATGGCTTCGTCGGCAACAAAGTGACGCTGGGCGGCGATTTCGCCGTCGCCGCCGGCCCCATGGGCCGCAGCGCCCAGGCCGCCACGGACGGCAAGCTTCAGGCCTCCATCTACAGCTACTCCATGAGCAAAGGCCTCTTCGCCGGGCTCTCCCTGGAGGGAGCCGCCGTCAGCGTCGACGAGAACGCCAACTCCGTCTACTGGGGAGGCTCCCTGTCCGCCCGTCAGGCCTTGGACAAGAGAGCCACATCGTCGAAGATCCAGCCCCTCGTGAAGGAGCTCAACGGTCTCCTTTCGAAGGCGAAGTAG
- the nudC gene encoding NAD(+) diphosphatase, with amino-acid sequence MKSLFVFRGDDILLVQEGSPRLPAPEEIVPLEGQVVRGRFPDREGLFWAEVPAETEPPRGTAFVSRRSLWGIVDERLFFTVGKAFHLMDWHRTNRFCGRCGESLTDHPEEKALLCPSCGQVIYPVIAPAVIVAVEREGKLLLGRSPGFPPGRYSVLAGFVEAGESLEETLVREINEEVGIEVDHITYFGSQPWPFPRSLMLGFRALWKSGEIAIDGREIVDARWFAPDEMPDFPPSFSISRKLIDDFLRRHDNGRGLP; translated from the coding sequence ATGAAGTCCCTATTCGTCTTTCGCGGCGACGACATCCTTCTCGTCCAGGAAGGCTCTCCCCGCCTGCCGGCGCCCGAAGAGATCGTCCCCCTGGAAGGGCAGGTCGTCCGTGGCCGCTTTCCCGACAGGGAAGGGCTCTTCTGGGCGGAGGTTCCGGCGGAGACGGAACCTCCGCGGGGAACGGCCTTCGTCTCCCGGCGATCGCTCTGGGGCATCGTCGACGAAAGGCTGTTTTTCACCGTCGGCAAGGCCTTCCACCTCATGGACTGGCACAGGACCAACCGCTTCTGCGGCCGCTGCGGAGAGTCGCTGACGGACCACCCCGAAGAGAAGGCCCTCCTCTGCCCCAGCTGCGGACAGGTGATCTACCCCGTCATCGCCCCGGCTGTCATCGTCGCCGTCGAGCGCGAGGGGAAACTCCTCCTGGGCCGGAGTCCCGGATTTCCGCCGGGGCGCTACTCCGTGCTGGCCGGCTTCGTCGAGGCCGGCGAGTCCCTCGAGGAGACCCTCGTCAGGGAGATCAACGAAGAAGTGGGCATCGAGGTGGACCACATCACCTACTTCGGCAGCCAGCCCTGGCCCTTCCCCCGGTCGCTCATGCTGGGATTCAGGGCCCTGTGGAAATCGGGCGAGATCGCCATCGACGGCCGGGAGATCGTCGACGCCCGGTGGTTCGCGCCGGACGAAATGCCCGACTTCCCCCCCTCCTTCAGCATCTCGAGAAAGCTCATCGACGACTTTCTCAGGCGCCATGACAACGGGAGGGGGCTCCCCTGA
- a CDS encoding YeeE/YedE thiosulfate transporter family protein, producing the protein MIKNFRKKSVVAVEKRPMNPYFGGILAGALMVLSIVVAGKFFGASTTFARLGALVEGFVAPEHVASLTYFKKDGFKVDWQMFFVIGIGLGSLAASLQSGTFRFRVVPPLWERRFGSSPLNRALAAFFGGALSIVGARMAGGCPSGHSLSGVMPLAPGSLVSLLCFFVGGAIVARVLFGREV; encoded by the coding sequence ATGATAAAAAATTTCAGAAAAAAGAGCGTGGTGGCTGTGGAAAAGCGGCCGATGAATCCCTATTTCGGCGGCATTCTTGCAGGTGCCCTGATGGTCCTTTCCATCGTGGTCGCGGGGAAGTTCTTCGGGGCCTCGACGACCTTCGCCCGCCTGGGTGCCCTCGTCGAGGGATTCGTTGCCCCTGAGCACGTCGCCTCTTTGACCTATTTTAAGAAGGACGGATTCAAAGTCGATTGGCAGATGTTTTTCGTGATCGGAATCGGCCTCGGTTCTTTGGCGGCCTCTCTTCAGAGTGGCACCTTCCGCTTTCGTGTCGTTCCGCCTCTTTGGGAGAGACGTTTCGGGTCCAGCCCCCTGAATCGCGCCTTGGCGGCCTTTTTCGGAGGTGCTTTGTCCATCGTCGGCGCCCGCATGGCCGGAGGGTGTCCCAGCGGCCACAGCCTGAGCGGGGTCATGCCGCTGGCCCCGGGGAGTCTCGTCTCTCTCCTGTGTTTCTTTGTCGGCGGCGCCATCGTCGCCCGTGTGCTTTTCGGAAGGGAGGTCTAG
- a CDS encoding cytochrome c biogenesis CcdA family protein translates to MFDLIGSVASALEGSGALVVGASLLWGVMSVLLSPCSLVFIPLVVGFVDSQEAISTRRAFSLSLCFGLGVLVNLVVVGLAVATAGRLLADLARYTTYIVAVVFLCVGLHLLDVISLPGMKTGTYGERKGLKGALVLGLLSGMALGPCTLAYSAPILVLVLKAAASDLLRGAAILGGYALGHVGVLVLCGTFAGFVQSVLEWDSRSRGTRRINQVCGILVIAAALYLVYSAP, encoded by the coding sequence ATGTTCGATCTGATCGGATCGGTGGCCTCCGCCCTCGAGGGATCGGGAGCTCTCGTCGTCGGGGCCTCCCTGCTCTGGGGAGTGATGAGCGTCCTTCTAAGCCCCTGCAGCCTCGTCTTCATCCCTCTCGTCGTCGGCTTCGTCGATTCTCAGGAGGCTATCTCGACGAGGCGTGCCTTTTCCCTTTCCCTCTGCTTCGGCCTGGGCGTTCTCGTCAACCTCGTCGTCGTCGGTCTGGCCGTGGCCACGGCGGGGCGCCTCCTGGCCGACCTTGCCCGGTACACGACCTATATCGTGGCCGTCGTCTTCCTCTGCGTCGGACTCCATCTCCTCGACGTCATCTCTCTGCCGGGCATGAAGACAGGCACCTACGGCGAGCGCAAGGGGCTCAAGGGTGCCCTTGTCCTGGGCCTCCTTTCGGGCATGGCCCTCGGTCCCTGCACTCTGGCCTATTCGGCCCCGATCCTCGTCCTCGTTCTCAAGGCGGCGGCATCCGATCTTCTGCGAGGGGCGGCGATTCTGGGAGGCTATGCCCTGGGCCACGTGGGCGTTCTCGTTCTCTGCGGTACTTTCGCCGGTTTCGTCCAGAGCGTCCTCGAATGGGATTCCCGATCGAGAGGAACGAGGAGAATCAACCAGGTCTGTGGGATTCTCGTCATCGCCGCAGCCCTCTACCTCGTCTACAGCGCCCCCTGA
- a CDS encoding HpcH/HpaI aldolase family protein: MFENALKKRLREGKTAFGAFSVIPSPETVEILGIAGFDFVILDTEHGPASHETLQELVRAAESRSLTPIVRVADSRPSTVLRALDVGAQGIQVPQVTSLEEARSVVAGSKYHPLGRRGLAIPRSGDYGAVPTETYFRKSNEETLIVVQCESLEGLKALDEVLTEPQIDVVFFGPFDMSQSLAMPGQVHHERVEEASREVLRLARKHGKAAGTFLLDGEEAQRRAEEGFQYIAISLDATLLFQACRRELVRARESRCPEE, encoded by the coding sequence ATGTTCGAAAACGCGCTGAAAAAACGGCTCCGCGAGGGGAAAACGGCCTTCGGAGCCTTTTCGGTCATCCCCTCGCCGGAAACCGTCGAGATTCTGGGCATCGCAGGGTTCGATTTCGTCATCCTCGACACGGAACACGGGCCGGCCTCGCACGAGACCCTTCAGGAACTGGTCCGAGCCGCCGAGAGCCGCAGTCTGACGCCCATCGTCCGCGTGGCCGACAGCCGTCCCTCGACGGTGCTCAGGGCACTCGATGTGGGAGCCCAGGGGATTCAGGTGCCTCAGGTGACGAGCCTCGAGGAGGCCCGGTCCGTCGTGGCCGGATCCAAGTACCATCCGCTGGGAAGACGGGGGCTGGCCATTCCCCGGTCGGGCGACTACGGCGCCGTGCCGACGGAGACCTACTTCCGGAAATCCAACGAGGAGACGCTCATCGTCGTCCAGTGCGAGAGTCTCGAAGGGCTCAAGGCCCTCGACGAGGTTCTGACGGAGCCCCAGATCGACGTCGTCTTCTTCGGCCCCTTCGACATGTCCCAGTCCCTGGCCATGCCCGGCCAGGTCCATCACGAGCGCGTCGAAGAGGCCTCCCGTGAAGTCCTCCGTCTGGCCCGCAAACACGGGAAGGCGGCCGGCACCTTTCTTCTCGACGGAGAGGAGGCCCAGCGCAGGGCCGAAGAGGGCTTCCAGTACATCGCCATCAGCCTCGATGCGACGCTTCTCTTCCAGGCCTGCCGCCGCGAACTGGTCCGTGCCAGGGAAAGCCGGTGCCCCGAAGAATGA
- a CDS encoding DUF2207 domain-containing protein, translated as MFLLWAALPTSASERIILFSSVVTVEADGSLLVEESIRLNVEGKAIRRGIFRDFPTGYTDSEGKSYRVGFKLLSVTLDGRKEPYEVTSRSNGVRIRIGNPDRLVVPGEREYTLTYRTTGQLGFFDDHDELYWNVTGNGWEFPIDRAEAQILLPEGVDGRKALLFTGPQGSRQSRGEWRLDGNRAFFETTTSLGTGEGLTVVLAFDKGHVTPPSEAFGRTLPPSPWLVNAAPLLVLALVSAYYLRVWHRHGRDLKGGPIFARFVPPQDISPAFASRLLHRRFRNEALTATLVDLAVRKLLVIEEVEGTLGRAVRKLFGRKTAGSYRLRRLEGGKPSKEDALFLKSLFGRADRLDLTADSDKERLRLARESFRKGLDRDVEDCLRSNIGRSALGLGLSVLAFSFLLVAVGPTVERVFSVFWMALWTFFLSFLLLTGTAFLGRAMRTRRPGPFMRGLLLLFAAAPVSFLGLLGAIYSVEELSPLFTLSVIGTSLINALFIRIMGNVTARGRALLDELEGLKLYLSVAERERIRRFADVTLPPETPEQFERLLPWAIALGVEKEWAAHFETALAEARYEPTWYAGTTAWHATGLTSMASSLSSGLGGAIAAASSPPGSGSGFGSGGSSGGGGGGGGGGGW; from the coding sequence TTGTTCCTTCTCTGGGCCGCTCTTCCGACAAGCGCCTCGGAGCGGATCATCCTCTTTTCCAGCGTCGTCACCGTCGAAGCGGATGGATCGCTCCTCGTCGAGGAGTCGATCCGCCTCAACGTCGAGGGGAAGGCGATCCGGCGGGGCATTTTCCGCGACTTTCCCACAGGCTATACCGATTCGGAGGGAAAGAGTTATCGCGTCGGCTTCAAGCTTCTGTCCGTCACCCTCGACGGGAGAAAGGAGCCCTACGAGGTCACCAGCAGAAGCAACGGGGTCCGCATCCGCATCGGCAACCCCGACAGGCTCGTCGTCCCGGGCGAACGAGAATATACCCTGACCTACCGCACGACGGGGCAACTCGGTTTTTTCGATGATCACGACGAGCTTTACTGGAACGTGACGGGCAACGGCTGGGAATTCCCCATCGACCGCGCCGAAGCTCAGATTCTTCTTCCCGAGGGCGTCGACGGGCGCAAGGCCCTGCTTTTCACCGGCCCTCAGGGCTCCCGCCAATCGAGGGGAGAATGGCGGCTCGACGGAAATCGGGCTTTCTTCGAGACGACGACCTCCCTGGGAACGGGCGAAGGTCTGACGGTGGTCCTCGCCTTCGATAAAGGTCATGTCACCCCCCCGAGCGAGGCATTCGGTCGGACGCTCCCCCCCTCTCCCTGGCTCGTGAACGCGGCTCCCCTTCTCGTCCTGGCCCTCGTCTCTGCCTACTACCTCCGGGTCTGGCATCGCCACGGCAGGGACCTCAAAGGAGGCCCCATCTTCGCCCGCTTCGTGCCCCCTCAGGACATCTCTCCGGCCTTCGCCTCGCGGCTTCTCCACCGTCGCTTCCGCAACGAGGCCCTGACGGCGACCCTCGTCGACCTCGCCGTCCGGAAACTCCTCGTCATCGAAGAGGTCGAAGGAACCCTGGGACGGGCCGTCCGCAAGCTCTTCGGCAGGAAAACGGCCGGATCGTACCGCCTCCGCCGTCTTGAGGGGGGCAAACCCTCCAAGGAGGACGCTCTCTTTCTGAAGTCCCTTTTCGGGAGGGCCGACCGGCTCGACCTCACGGCCGATTCGGACAAAGAGAGGCTCCGCCTGGCCCGAGAGTCTTTCAGGAAAGGGCTCGACAGAGACGTCGAAGACTGCCTCCGCTCCAACATCGGTCGAAGCGCCCTGGGGCTGGGCCTTTCCGTCCTGGCCTTCTCTTTCCTCCTCGTCGCCGTCGGCCCCACGGTTGAGCGGGTTTTCTCCGTCTTCTGGATGGCTCTGTGGACCTTCTTCCTCTCCTTTCTCCTCCTGACGGGAACGGCCTTTCTCGGCCGAGCCATGAGAACGCGGCGGCCCGGTCCCTTCATGCGAGGCCTACTTCTCCTCTTCGCAGCCGCCCCCGTCTCCTTCCTCGGTCTTCTGGGAGCCATCTACTCCGTCGAGGAGCTCTCGCCCCTTTTCACCCTATCCGTCATCGGCACTTCTTTGATTAACGCCCTATTCATCCGCATCATGGGCAACGTCACAGCCAGGGGGCGAGCCCTTTTGGACGAACTGGAGGGCCTCAAGCTCTATCTCTCCGTCGCCGAGCGGGAACGCATCCGCCGTTTCGCCGACGTCACGCTCCCTCCTGAAACGCCCGAGCAGTTCGAGAGGCTTCTCCCCTGGGCTATCGCTCTGGGCGTCGAGAAGGAATGGGCCGCCCATTTCGAGACGGCCCTCGCCGAGGCCCGCTACGAACCGACCTGGTATGCCGGAACGACAGCCTGGCATGCGACGGGGTTGACGTCGATGGCATCCAGCCTCTCTTCAGGCCTGGGTGGCGCCATCGCCGCCGCCTCTTCCCCGCCGGGATCCGGTTCCGGCTTCGGCAGCGGCGGTTCGTCGGGAGGAGGAGGAGGTGGTGGCGGCGGCGGCGGATGGTAG
- a CDS encoding YeeE/YedE thiosulfate transporter family protein, with translation MNPLVTGLITGALFGILLQRSEVLRYDRQVGALLFRDFTIVKFMVAAILSGMTGLVAARQMGLVTMDIKATVLGTNVIGDLLFGLGWGLLGYCPGTAAGAFGEGRIDVLWGMIGMIFGAMIYAEIFPFMSRGIFAAGTLGKVSFFGDVGPDGSLWLGGALLIGLALVKGLSALERKRP, from the coding sequence ATGAATCCCCTCGTCACGGGCTTGATCACGGGAGCTCTCTTCGGAATTCTGCTCCAGCGCAGCGAAGTGCTACGCTACGACCGTCAGGTCGGAGCCCTTCTCTTTCGTGACTTTACCATCGTCAAGTTCATGGTCGCGGCCATCCTCTCGGGAATGACAGGGCTCGTCGCTGCCCGTCAGATGGGGCTGGTGACGATGGACATCAAAGCCACCGTTTTGGGCACGAACGTCATCGGCGACCTCCTTTTCGGTCTCGGTTGGGGGCTTCTGGGGTACTGTCCCGGAACGGCTGCCGGAGCCTTCGGCGAAGGGCGCATCGATGTTCTCTGGGGCATGATCGGCATGATCTTCGGCGCCATGATCTACGCGGAAATCTTCCCCTTCATGTCGAGGGGGATCTTCGCGGCCGGCACTTTGGGCAAAGTCTCGTTCTTCGGTGACGTCGGTCCCGATGGCTCTCTTTGGCTGGGAGGGGCTCTCCTTATCGGACTGGCGCTTGTGAAGGGGCTATCGGCCCTCGAAAGGAAGCGCCCATGA